The Bacteroidota bacterium genome includes a region encoding these proteins:
- a CDS encoding T9SS type A sorting domain-containing protein codes for MLPNKKKLSFLPILLLLAVFTTDMQGQNYALFNKDRYMTFTQRDSLEFDSSYVFVKIDSVVADGTDSIFYFNRFLDTLNAGSCVALNGDTTLLGYKMIKKDDIYGTHVFFNNNGDSIFIRNKIADGDSWHMYTWPDGSYVSAIVINHIPFSPLPDTPDSVYRVQLNVFTFAGMIVLDSFPNQTKIDISKDHGLIEFFDFRIFPSPGDSNQYLLRGLTNPFEHKADVDAKNAFGYETGYEFHYREEIAPDLVSGADKKISAWKYFVMEIAESETEVTYTMERVLFDTLYIDGLPSANVTWDTVMVTYVYADYGYLDTLELCVFEATNFGYSDWIKEDSIYKGIAHKYVYDWFEYDDATGCLSNPDNISQPEQLYGDGLGLMHYQDSTDSENYYKFDMVYFHVGLLEWGVPYDFSNLDLAIENKSLSEISVFPNPAQNLITLNLQNSNNYEVNIYSVEGKKVLTLNCNGQIVEIPINELINGYYFIEVIGGDQLYSGKFIKN; via the coding sequence ATGTTGCCAAACAAAAAGAAACTTTCATTTTTACCGATACTTCTCCTCCTCGCAGTTTTTACCACTGATATGCAGGGTCAAAATTATGCTTTGTTTAATAAGGATAGGTATATGACATTTACCCAAAGAGATAGTCTTGAGTTTGATAGCTCTTATGTATTTGTGAAAATTGATTCCGTTGTTGCAGACGGTACAGATTCAATATTTTATTTTAATCGTTTCCTGGATACTTTAAATGCCGGATCCTGTGTCGCATTAAATGGTGATACAACTTTATTGGGATATAAAATGATAAAAAAAGACGACATTTATGGAACGCATGTTTTTTTTAATAATAATGGAGATAGTATTTTTATAAGAAATAAAATAGCTGATGGCGATTCGTGGCATATGTATACTTGGCCTGATGGTTCTTACGTAAGTGCAATCGTTATTAATCACATCCCATTTTCACCTTTACCCGACACTCCAGATTCGGTATACCGAGTGCAATTAAATGTTTTCACTTTTGCAGGAATGATAGTGCTTGACTCTTTTCCAAACCAAACTAAAATTGATATTTCAAAAGATCATGGTCTAATAGAATTTTTTGATTTCAGAATTTTCCCTTCACCGGGGGATTCAAATCAATATTTGTTAAGAGGGCTTACAAATCCATTTGAACATAAAGCGGATGTTGATGCGAAAAATGCATTTGGGTATGAAACGGGTTATGAATTTCATTACCGAGAAGAAATTGCTCCGGATCTTGTTTCTGGTGCCGACAAAAAAATTAGTGCGTGGAAATATTTTGTGATGGAAATTGCTGAATCAGAAACTGAAGTTACCTACACTATGGAAAGGGTGCTATTTGATACATTATATATTGATGGATTACCATCCGCCAATGTAACTTGGGATACTGTTATGGTTACTTATGTTTATGCTGATTATGGTTATCTTGATACCTTGGAATTATGTGTGTTTGAAGCAACAAACTTTGGATATTCGGACTGGATTAAAGAGGATTCCATTTATAAAGGTATTGCTCATAAATATGTTTATGACTGGTTTGAATATGATGATGCAACAGGATGTTTAAGCAATCCTGATAATATTTCTCAACCAGAACAGCTTTATGGTGATGGTCTTGGATTGATGCATTACCAAGACTCAACCGATTCGGAAAATTATTATAAATTCGATATGGTTTATTTTCATGTAGGTTTGTTGGAATGGGGTGTACCGTATGACTTTAGCAATTTAGATCTTGCTATTGAAAATAAGTCGTTATCCGAAATTTCAGTATTTCCTAACCCTGCTCAGAATTTGATTACATTAAATTTACAAAATTCAAATAATTACGAAGTCAATATTTATTCTGTGGAAGGTAAAAAGGTTTTAACAC
- the murB gene encoding UDP-N-acetylmuramate dehydrogenase — protein sequence MKLQENFSLKAYNSFGIDIKAAFFGQLYSVNDLQESIAAGLFKGQFLILGGGTNMLFTGDFPGVVLRNNLKGIEKVSENDSTVLVRAAGGELWHSLVQYCVDRNWGGVENLSLIPGTVGAAPMQNIGAYGVELQDVFYSLEAMDILTGEIKVFNYNDCNFGYRNSVFKNTLKGKYFITSVTMQLNKNAQVNISYGAIKDVLQKNGILTPGIKEVSEAVISIRKSKLPDPAVLGNAGSFFKNPEIEVSKFEKLLSVFPGMPSYPAPGGLTKIPAGWLIEQCGWKGKRIGNTGTHKDQALVLVNYGNASGHEIYTLAMEIKQSVKDKFDIDIYPEVNII from the coding sequence TTGAAACTGCAGGAAAACTTTTCACTCAAAGCATACAATTCATTCGGAATTGATATAAAGGCTGCATTTTTCGGCCAATTGTATTCCGTAAACGATCTGCAGGAAAGTATTGCAGCCGGTTTATTTAAAGGTCAGTTTCTCATACTTGGCGGTGGAACTAATATGTTGTTTACCGGCGATTTTCCTGGAGTTGTTTTGCGCAATAATTTAAAGGGTATCGAAAAAGTCTCCGAAAACGATTCAACCGTTTTAGTTCGTGCTGCCGGAGGTGAATTATGGCATTCACTTGTTCAATATTGTGTGGATAGAAATTGGGGAGGGGTAGAAAATTTATCTTTGATCCCCGGTACCGTTGGCGCAGCTCCCATGCAAAATATAGGTGCTTATGGTGTTGAACTTCAGGATGTATTTTACTCTTTGGAAGCAATGGATATTTTGACGGGGGAAATAAAAGTATTTAATTACAATGATTGTAATTTCGGTTACAGGAACAGTGTGTTTAAAAATACTTTAAAAGGAAAATATTTTATTACCTCAGTTACGATGCAATTAAATAAAAATGCGCAGGTAAACATTTCCTATGGTGCCATTAAAGATGTATTGCAAAAAAATGGAATTTTAACTCCGGGAATTAAAGAGGTTTCAGAAGCTGTAATCAGTATCAGAAAAAGTAAATTGCCAGATCCTGCAGTATTGGGAAATGCAGGAAGTTTTTTTAAAAATCCGGAAATTGAGGTCAGTAAATTTGAGAAATTATTATCCGTGTTTCCGGGTATGCCTTCTTATCCTGCTCCCGGCGGGTTAACTAAAATACCAGCAGGATGGCTGATCGAACAATGTGGTTGGAAAGGAAAACGTATTGGAAACACCGGCACACATAAAGATCAGGCTTTGGTTTTAGTAAATTACGGCAACGCATCAGGCCATGAAATTTATACACTTGCCATGGAAATAAAACAATCGGTGAAAGATAAATTTGATATTGATATTTATCCGGAAGTAAATATTATTTAA
- the mnmH gene encoding tRNA 2-selenouridine(34) synthase MnmH, with protein MYKEISIQQYLEKAQKVQIIDVRSPKEFKHAHIPGAINMPLFDDAERAIVGTAYKQEGREIAILKGLEIVGPKMAPMVAEIKEKFSGKPIVLHCWRGGMRSKSVATLLSFCGIDTEVIKGGYKSYRKEVQNLFLQNMEYIILGGRTGSAKTKILSALKTSGEQVIDLEKLANHKGSAFGDLGEDVQPTTEMFENLLFEGLRFFEMDKRIWLEDESHLIGTVFIPETIWQQMRTAPVIYCNFPVEERIKFLVETYGHFDKAGVINSVNKITKRLGGQHAKAILEFYEAGNLYEATKLVLVYYDKSYNYGLSQRIAENIFEIKMEKINPTENANEILQFIGDKGISNKKNISLQQINLH; from the coding sequence TTGTATAAAGAAATATCTATACAGCAATATCTCGAAAAGGCTCAAAAAGTTCAGATAATCGATGTGCGTTCACCAAAGGAATTTAAACATGCACATATTCCCGGTGCTATAAATATGCCCTTGTTTGATGATGCTGAACGCGCAATTGTTGGAACAGCATATAAACAGGAAGGCAGGGAAATAGCTATTTTGAAGGGTTTAGAAATTGTTGGTCCCAAAATGGCTCCCATGGTGGCAGAAATCAAAGAAAAGTTTAGCGGAAAACCCATTGTTTTACACTGCTGGAGAGGTGGAATGCGGAGTAAAAGTGTGGCTACCCTATTATCGTTTTGTGGAATTGATACAGAAGTAATAAAAGGTGGATATAAATCTTATCGCAAAGAGGTTCAAAATTTATTTCTTCAAAATATGGAGTATATAATTTTGGGAGGAAGAACAGGAAGTGCAAAAACGAAGATCTTATCTGCCTTAAAAACAAGCGGTGAACAAGTGATAGATCTTGAAAAACTTGCCAACCATAAAGGAAGTGCATTTGGAGATCTAGGTGAAGATGTTCAACCCACTACGGAAATGTTTGAAAATTTATTGTTTGAGGGGTTGCGCTTTTTTGAAATGGATAAAAGAATATGGCTCGAGGACGAAAGTCATCTTATCGGTACAGTTTTTATTCCCGAAACCATATGGCAACAAATGCGAACAGCTCCTGTTATTTATTGCAATTTTCCTGTGGAAGAAAGAATTAAATTTTTAGTAGAAACTTATGGTCATTTTGATAAGGCAGGTGTGATAAATTCGGTGAATAAAATAACAAAACGATTAGGTGGTCAACACGCAAAAGCAATTTTGGAATTTTATGAAGCCGGAAATTTATATGAGGCTACCAAGTTAGTACTTGTGTATTATGATAAATCATATAATTACGGATTATCGCAACGTATTGCTGAAAACATTTTTGAAATAAAGATGGAAAAAATCAACCCAACGGAAAATGCAAACGAAATATTACAATTTATAGGGGATAAAGGAATTAGTAATAAAAAAAATATTTCATTGCAACAAATTAATTTACATTAA
- a CDS encoding TlpA family protein disulfide reductase — MKLKLIGVLFLISGYSAVFAGKTVELQAKYRAVLFTPGGELPFELELKIDSIGKGVFTVMNGEEHISNTFKYNPNDSFDLAFPVFDTYMRVVFKDKKLESLDGIWYDRSRTGNYYLKFNAELYDKFRFIKAPLSPLENITGKYATTFSDESSKDETVGIFKQEGSHLSATFLTTTGDYRFLEGEVSADSFYLSAFDGSHAFLFKGKIQDDKTLTGNWWSGIHYTASFIAQRNENANLPDPKSLTYIKDGNSKFEFAFPDENGKMVSLNDEQFKNKVIIVLITGTWCPNCMDETSYMSEVEEKYKGADLEIIALSFERKPDAQTFRSNIEKERLYFGIDYTILNAGLPKDATSVLPMLNKVMGFPTTIILNKQHEVVEIYTGFSGPATGEIFVEFRKNFEELIDKLLN, encoded by the coding sequence ATGAAATTAAAATTGATCGGTGTTTTGTTTTTGATTAGCGGCTATTCCGCTGTTTTTGCAGGTAAAACTGTGGAACTACAGGCGAAATACAGAGCGGTTTTGTTTACTCCCGGTGGTGAACTTCCATTTGAATTGGAACTCAAAATTGATTCCATCGGAAAGGGAGTTTTTACGGTAATGAACGGAGAGGAACATATTTCAAATACCTTTAAGTATAATCCAAACGACTCATTTGATCTTGCCTTTCCTGTTTTTGATACCTATATGCGTGTTGTTTTCAAAGATAAAAAATTGGAAAGTTTGGACGGCATTTGGTATGATCGCTCAAGAACCGGAAATTATTATTTAAAGTTTAATGCGGAGTTGTATGATAAATTTCGATTTATAAAAGCACCATTATCGCCCTTGGAAAATATTACCGGTAAGTACGCCACTACATTTTCAGACGAATCAAGTAAAGATGAAACAGTAGGAATTTTTAAACAGGAAGGATCACATTTAAGTGCAACCTTTTTGACAACCACCGGTGATTATCGTTTTTTGGAAGGGGAGGTAAGTGCAGATAGTTTTTATCTTTCTGCCTTTGATGGTTCACATGCTTTTTTATTTAAAGGTAAAATTCAGGATGACAAAACCTTAACCGGAAATTGGTGGAGTGGTATACATTATACTGCTTCTTTTATTGCGCAAAGAAATGAGAATGCAAATTTGCCGGATCCGAAATCGTTAACTTATATTAAAGATGGTAATTCGAAATTCGAATTTGCCTTTCCTGATGAAAATGGAAAAATGGTTTCTTTAAATGATGAACAGTTTAAAAATAAAGTGATCATCGTTTTGATTACAGGCACCTGGTGTCCCAATTGTATGGATGAAACCAGTTATATGAGCGAGGTGGAGGAAAAATATAAAGGCGCTGATCTCGAGATTATCGCATTGTCATTTGAACGAAAACCGGATGCCCAAACCTTTAGAAGTAATATTGAAAAAGAAAGACTTTATTTTGGAATTGATTATACCATTTTAAATGCCGGACTACCAAAAGATGCAACTAGTGTTTTGCCTATGTTGAATAAAGTGATGGGTTTTCCAACCACGATCATCCTTAATAAACAACATGAAGTGGTAGAAATTTATACCGGTTTCAGCGGACCGGCAACCGGAGAAATTTTTGTGGAATTCCGTAAAAATTTCGAAGAATTAATTGATAAATTACTAAATTGA
- a CDS encoding SDR family oxidoreductase, translating to MYNQPMLRDGALQGKTVIVTGGGTGLGKSMSTYFLQLGANVVITSRKLDVLEKTAAELSASTKGNCFAVACDVRNYEEVENVLKLSIEKFGQVDVLVNNAAGNFISPTERLSHRAFDTVVDIVLKGSYNCTLALGKYWIENKIKGNVMSIVTTYAWTGSGYVVPSACAKAGVLALTRSLAVEWGKYGIRLNAIAPGPFPTEGAWSRLLPPDLKEEFDLTKKIPVGRLGDHQELANIAAYLISDYAGFVNGEVITIDGGEWLKGAGEFNMLEKVPSQLWDMMEMMRKKK from the coding sequence ATGTATAATCAACCAATGTTGCGCGATGGAGCTTTGCAAGGAAAAACCGTAATTGTTACCGGAGGTGGAACGGGATTAGGAAAAAGTATGTCGACATATTTTTTACAATTAGGGGCGAACGTAGTAATTACGAGTAGAAAATTAGATGTATTGGAAAAAACTGCTGCCGAATTAAGTGCATCAACAAAAGGAAATTGTTTTGCAGTTGCCTGTGATGTACGCAATTATGAGGAGGTTGAAAATGTTTTAAAATTATCGATAGAAAAATTCGGACAGGTTGACGTATTGGTAAATAATGCCGCCGGAAATTTTATTTCACCAACAGAAAGATTATCGCACAGAGCATTTGATACCGTTGTAGATATTGTTTTAAAAGGAAGTTATAATTGCACTCTTGCATTAGGAAAATACTGGATAGAAAATAAAATAAAAGGAAATGTAATGAGCATTGTAACCACTTATGCTTGGACAGGTTCAGGATATGTGGTGCCAAGCGCATGTGCTAAAGCAGGAGTTTTGGCACTTACGAGAAGTCTTGCTGTTGAGTGGGGAAAATACGGTATCAGGCTAAATGCCATAGCACCCGGACCATTTCCTACGGAAGGTGCATGGAGCAGATTATTGCCACCCGACTTGAAAGAAGAATTTGATCTTACAAAAAAAATACCTGTCGGCAGATTAGGTGATCATCAGGAACTCGCGAATATTGCCGCATATTTAATTTCTGATTATGCGGGATTTGTAAATGGGGAAGTAATTACCATTGATGGTGGTGAATGGTTAAAAGGTGCAGGTGAATTTAATATGTTGGAAAAAGTTCCGTCGCAGTTATGGGATATGATGGAGATGATGCGGAAGAAGAAATAA
- the selD gene encoding selenide, water dikinase SelD, with protein MELEKEQVKLTQYSHGAGCGCKISPKILDEILKSVGKQNIFPNLLVGNETKDDAAVYDLGNGTGLISTTDFFMPIVDDAIKFGKIASVNAISDVYAMGGKPLMAIAILGWPIDKIEPYYAGLVLEGARQACAEAGIPLAGGHSIDCPEPVFGLAVSGLVDLPNLKKNSGASVGCSLYLTKKLGVGILTTAQKKAILKPEHADIAPDSMMQLNKVGEVFGKLKYIEAMTDVTGFGLLGHLTEMCEGSNLSAEIKFELVPTIDATILNYYLDLKSVPGGTIRNFNSYGHKINGLNDHKKNILCDPQTSGGLLVAVSAGSEGEFEQTAITNGFELKCFGKLVEKGAFVVDVI; from the coding sequence ATGGAACTCGAAAAAGAACAGGTTAAACTCACACAATATTCTCATGGTGCCGGTTGCGGATGTAAGATATCACCTAAAATTCTGGATGAAATATTAAAATCGGTTGGCAAACAAAATATATTTCCTAACTTATTAGTTGGTAATGAAACAAAGGATGATGCTGCAGTGTATGATCTTGGAAATGGCACCGGATTAATTTCCACCACCGATTTTTTTATGCCGATCGTGGATGATGCAATTAAATTTGGAAAGATAGCAAGTGTAAATGCTATAAGCGATGTATATGCCATGGGAGGAAAACCTTTAATGGCAATAGCAATTTTAGGATGGCCAATTGATAAAATAGAACCCTATTATGCAGGATTGGTTTTAGAGGGTGCCCGACAAGCATGTGCCGAGGCGGGAATTCCTTTAGCAGGTGGACATAGCATTGATTGCCCTGAACCTGTATTTGGTTTAGCAGTGAGTGGTTTAGTTGATCTGCCGAATTTAAAAAAGAATTCCGGAGCAAGTGTGGGATGTAGTTTATATCTCACCAAAAAATTAGGTGTAGGAATATTAACTACAGCACAAAAAAAAGCAATATTAAAACCCGAACATGCAGATATTGCGCCTGATAGTATGATGCAATTAAATAAGGTTGGAGAAGTGTTTGGTAAGTTAAAATATATTGAAGCGATGACCGATGTTACCGGTTTCGGGTTATTGGGACATTTAACAGAAATGTGTGAAGGAAGTAACCTGAGCGCAGAAATTAAATTTGAATTAGTACCTACTATAGATGCAACCATTTTGAACTATTATCTCGACTTAAAGTCAGTACCTGGCGGAACTATTAGGAATTTCAACAGTTATGGTCACAAAATAAATGGACTAAACGACCATAAAAAAAATATTCTATGTGATCCGCAAACTAGTGGAGGATTATTGGTAGCTGTGAGTGCCGGGTCTGAAGGTGAATTTGAGCAAACAGCGATCACAAATGGGTTTGAACTTAAGTGCTTTGGAAAATTGGTGGAAAAAGGCGCTTTTGTTGTTGATGTAATTTGA
- a CDS encoding pyridoxal phosphate-dependent aminotransferase has translation MAENLIGSEIIKLAAEIQNRMKTGEKIYNMTIGDFDPKIFPIPKELEEEIVRAYRNNETNYPAANGIERLRVAAQHFIKKNQGLDYSLDEFLIAGGGRPLIYATYITLLDAGDKVIYPIPSWNNNHYTHLSTCQKIEVLTKPENNFMPTADEIAPHVKDATLIALCSPLNPTGTTFTKNNLEEICDLVIAENNRRGADEKPLYILYDQLYWTLTFGETKHYDPVSLRPELKQYVIYIDGISKSLSATGIRVGWSFGPKQIIDKMKSILSHIGAWSPKPEQVASANFLMMDDVVNSFLTDFKNKIQQRLDGFYAGFKKLQDKNYPVECIAPQAAIYLTIKIDFRGALTAEGKRIDTMADVASYLLDEAKMALVPFFAFGSEKESPWFRLSVGTTKMEDVEACLESLEKAMKKLTIDN, from the coding sequence ATGGCTGAAAACCTTATTGGGAGCGAGATCATAAAGTTGGCAGCAGAAATTCAGAACCGTATGAAAACGGGTGAGAAGATCTACAATATGACCATTGGCGATTTCGATCCTAAAATTTTCCCTATTCCTAAAGAGTTGGAAGAAGAGATCGTTCGCGCTTATCGCAATAATGAAACAAATTATCCCGCTGCAAATGGAATTGAAAGATTACGTGTGGCTGCCCAGCATTTTATCAAAAAAAATCAGGGATTGGATTATTCGCTGGATGAATTTTTGATTGCAGGTGGTGGACGACCTTTGATATATGCAACTTATATTACTTTATTGGATGCAGGTGACAAAGTAATTTATCCTATCCCAAGTTGGAACAATAATCATTATACGCATTTAAGTACTTGTCAGAAAATTGAGGTGCTTACAAAACCGGAAAATAATTTTATGCCAACGGCAGATGAAATTGCACCTCATGTTAAAGATGCAACTTTAATTGCGCTGTGTTCACCGCTTAATCCTACCGGAACAACATTTACAAAAAATAATCTGGAGGAAATATGCGATCTTGTTATCGCAGAAAATAACCGAAGAGGAGCCGACGAAAAACCATTGTATATTTTATACGATCAGTTATACTGGACACTTACCTTCGGGGAAACAAAACATTATGATCCCGTTTCACTGCGACCTGAATTGAAACAATATGTTATTTATATAGATGGAATAAGTAAATCATTATCTGCTACGGGAATTCGTGTAGGATGGAGTTTCGGTCCGAAACAAATTATAGATAAAATGAAGAGCATTTTATCACATATTGGTGCCTGGAGTCCAAAACCCGAACAAGTAGCATCAGCAAATTTTTTAATGATGGATGATGTTGTAAATTCATTTTTGACGGATTTCAAAAATAAAATACAACAGCGTCTCGATGGATTTTATGCCGGATTTAAAAAATTACAGGATAAAAATTATCCTGTAGAATGTATTGCACCGCAAGCCGCTATTTATTTAACAATTAAAATTGATTTTAGAGGTGCATTAACTGCAGAAGGGAAACGCATTGACACAATGGCTGATGTTGCCTCCTATTTACTAGATGAAGCGAAAATGGCCTTGGTTCCATTTTTTGCCTTTGGAAGTGAAAAAGAAAGCCCTTGGTTCCGATTGAGTGTTGGAACAACAAAAATGGAAGACGTAGAGGCGTGTTTGGAGAGTTTAGAAAAGGCGATGAAGAAATTGACAATTGATAATTGA
- a CDS encoding acyl-CoA thioesterase: protein MHTIKVRGFHCDMFGHVNNARYLEFLEEARWEWLNRLGPFEFFEKRNLSFVVVNININYKRPSILNDELSVTVEIKNIGNKSATVHQNITRISDNKLVADADVTFAMVDNTTGKAIELDEEIRGKLTIDN from the coding sequence ATGCATACAATTAAAGTACGAGGTTTCCATTGCGACATGTTCGGTCACGTAAACAACGCCCGTTACCTCGAATTTTTAGAGGAAGCGCGTTGGGAATGGCTGAACCGATTAGGGCCTTTCGAATTTTTTGAAAAAAGAAATTTGAGTTTTGTTGTTGTAAATATTAATATTAATTATAAACGTCCCAGCATATTAAACGACGAATTATCAGTAACCGTAGAAATTAAAAACATCGGAAACAAAAGTGCAACCGTTCATCAAAATATCACCCGAATATCCGACAATAAATTAGTTGCCGATGCCGATGTTACTTTTGCAATGGTTGATAATACAACAGGAAAAGCAATAGAACTTGATGAGGAGATTAGGGGGAAATTGACAATTGACAATTGA